Genomic segment of Anguilla rostrata isolate EN2019 chromosome 13, ASM1855537v3, whole genome shotgun sequence:
CGTCTCACCGCGCAGATGAGATGTCGGAGAGCCGGCAGACCCACGTCACGCTCCACGACATCGACCCGCAGGCGCTGGAGCAGCTGGTGCAGTACGCGTACACCGCCGAGATCGTGGTGGGCGAGGGCAACGTGCAGGTGAGACCCTGTCCCTCTGCGGgacatttttacagtgatgaccccccccccccacgcccatgCTCTAAacccctgttactcaaatcatggCCCCCAAGGTCCgagcactgctggttttccacccgcCCTTTACcagggagtcaggtgtgaatgcaGTCTGGCCGATCGGTAGCACTAATTATTCAGTTAATTAgctgggggaaaagaaaaccagggacGGATTTGGAattgaggtccagatttgagtatccatgctcTAAACAGGCCTCCTCATTACAGGGCTCCACAGTAAGCTGGGCTCAGTTGCCTGGGGTGGGCCCAGAGCGAGAGCACTGGGAAGTCACCCGGGTTGGCCTCATTTCCATCGTCTCTTTTGCAAAGGTCTCACTGTAAATAATGCAGCAAATATAAATGATTGATATGTATCAGTTAATGTGGGTACACAGTTGTGCTAATCTTTATGTGCCCAAACAAAGCAAAGCTATATGTAGCTACTGTTACCTCTTCGCAGTTATGTCAAATCCATAGCCTTTTTTGTGAGATGCCAAGGCTAGTGCTTTCTCTGCActtcagctgtgtgtctttatttctttgtttgacAGCTCTTgttcaatgaaagaaaaaatgtgccATTCAATGGTTCTACGAAAACATCCACTTCTTGACACGCAGAACTGTATGACGGAACTCCGTAATAAAATGCGATTAATAATAAACCATCTTCCAAATttaaatccttttaaaaatggtgtTCACTTTATCATCCACCATGTATaagcataataataaataaatatggtttAAAATGTTGAACAAAATCTCATTGAGGATATGATTCTTTTCTTggcctgtacagtatgtatgtgtgaattaGAGAGCCAATCAGTTTGCATATGGTGCACAGACATAATGAAAGTTGTGTGTCCGGTTTAATTATCAGTGATTAAAATTTGCATTGGCCTCTGTCCATTCCGGAGGCAGCATGACAGCTGAATATAGCAGCCATGCTGGTATTAAGTTGCACACTGTCTGCTCCAGACCGACTCTCATGGCCGGCTGGGCATCCTGTACGCCTCTTAAACAGTTTTCTTTGGCTCTTGACAGGTCATATAAAGACTTACTGCAGTGCTGATGCAGTGCTATTTAAGCCACTTCCATTCGAAAGCACCACAGGGCTTTCTCCGACAGAGAATGCTGTCAGATTATAATGTGTGAATTGTGTGATTATCGGCTTGCCAAAATGACAGAATCTGTAGCCGAGCCCATTCCTATGCCAATACAAATGAAACTTAAAATGAATCAGAATTTTATGCAGTTGTGTGTTGACATATTCACTTTCATAGTTCAGAATCTGTTCATAATTCCACATGAATGATTAAGATAGGGTATAGGAGAAGAAAGAACTGCATTTCTTTGTAGCCATGGCGAATGCTAATAATAAAGAGAGCCTAATTATTATCTTTAGTAGCACTGTTTGTATACAGTTTTAATTGAGTCGCACCACAGTTCTGTTGACtcagttttgtttgtcttttaaaatgttcttaaaatgtccccccccccccaccccacccagacTCTCCTTCCGGCCGCCAGCCTCCTGCAGCTGAACGGGGTGCGGGACGCCTGCTGCAAGTTCCTCCTGAGCCAGCTGGACCCGTCCAACTGCCTGGGCATCCGCAGCTTCGCCGACACGCACTCCTGCAGCGACCTGCTCAAGTCCGCGCACAAGTACGTCCTGCAGCACTTCGTGGAGGTCTCCAAGACCGAGGAGTTCATGCTGCTGCCTCTCAAACAGGTAAATGGGCGGGGAAGcgctgatctcaggtcagttgcagatctgtgtgtgtgtaatggctgTGGTTGTGATTAGGACTAGAGAAAATGTTCCTGGACCAGTTGTGAGGGGGTGTCAGGGTTAAGTAATTTCAGGGGAGTGCATAAAGCAGAGATGGCGTGGTCTTTTTCTGTGGAATCACTAGCCTCGTTATACATgcataatatttaattatttaatatttaattattccaAAAACGTTCATTCAGACtgtagattccaaactgtttACATGGATGCTAAATTGAGTGATctgattaaatgttaaatgttaaattaaatgccCCAAGCATGTAATCAGAATAAAACTATGGACATGCAGAGAACCCCAAGCTCTTGCAATACCTATGACATGTACTGAATGATGTCAtgtttggtaaatggtaaatggactgcatttaaatgcatttatcagCGCTAAATGTGCCTTATTCGCCAAGCATTGGGTTGGTTAGTGTCTGCTCAAGGACATTGACATGCCAGCGGGGTTGAAGAACCCTCCACTGCCAGACAtcgtcttacctcctgagctatgtcgcaccAATATGTTTGAGTACACAATGCACATTCCTAATATAAATACAGGTTGTGTGGGGTGTACAGTACTTGATACTGTTCTTGCATATCATGCATCAGCATGAGCAGAATATATATTCTCCTGTGATCATTAAACAGGAGAAGGCGAGCACAAGAGCAGCTTTACTGCAATGACAAATTAGCAAGGTGTTTAGGGAAAAAGTTGTTCCAGAGTGTATACAAATCTCAGTGCTTTTATCAAGCAACTCTGGGGGGTAGCGAGACCAAACTAGCTTATTAAGTAGGCTTGACAACTCTGGTATGGAGCATTGGTACGGtgtcaaactcaaactcaaaatcAACGTTACTTAACCTGTGAACTAACATGCACAGAAATTACATGTATTCCATCAAAGAAAGTGTTCAGTTTAAGCATTTAGATGGCTAGTATTTCCTACTGTTTGGATTATCAAAAGGTTTACACCACCCCTTGAATGGGATAGTCTGTCCCAGCTGAGCTGTGATTACATAACACatttccttccccccccacgGGCCCCTTAACCATAACAGGACCCTAGGTGGTCGCCTATATGGCCGAATGGAATGGCTCTGGAGAAGGCATTTCATTTGCACACTGGGtcatcaaaattattattattttttggtttcgCAAGATTCTTGTTTGGATGTACcaaataaacatgcattttaatgaattgtttTCCTTTGGTGAACGTGCTATGTGCAACGTTCACATTCATTAccatttcaaaaacacattttcactgtcTTTCGAGCTCAAGTTAGCCCGGGACTTACATTAACTGCCAAATGTACAGCATTTCTTTCCTGTGTACATTTCTCTATTCACCAGGAAAAGAATAAGGGTtccattttaaatcacattttctaATCATTTCAACCTGTAGAAAAGTAAAAGGGGAGAATGATTAGCCAAAGCCGTGCTGTGGATGGGGATGGTCATAATTGCCGACGAAGCCTGTTTTCCACACTAAACAGGAGACAACCGGTTGCATGCTGATTGGTTGTTATCATGAAGAGACCCTGTCTGAGCTGCAGAGTGCTCTATTTATAGGCCTGCTGAACCCTGACACTGAATAATTGGTTCTGTAGACAGCTGGCCAGATGAGCTCAGCTCCACGCTCAGCCGGAGGAACAAAGACCCGAAACGGGCCAACCTGAGCAGCCTGCACCAAGGTcccgtaaaaaaataaaaataaaaataaaaaataataaaaatgctagACTGCAGGGCAGACCTGTTCTCTTATCAGCCGAGTCTCAGTTCCTCCTGTCAGTCCTTCTGAAAAGCATCGTGAACAAGGGAGAAAAGAACTGGGAGGGGAGGAGTGATTGGTGGTGAGTTggaaagggagaagagagaggagggatgcAGTTCAGTAGATACGGATCGCTGTATCGGATCACCGGCTCATTGTTGTTGAAGTGAAAATGGCGGGATTCTTCCGAGGCTCCCGTTACACGCCGCGTAGAACCCGGCCTCTCCTTTAGTGTCCTCGGCTTGTCTTAGCCTCCGCCCCCCAGCTCTTTGTTCCGACGGTGACACTGAGTAGGGAGACAGGAACAGGACACCCGGAGGAGAGGGCTAAACCCGCTCCCCTGGGGCCCGAGCTCATCGAAGGCTGGTAAGCATGGGTGGTGAGGCCACCAGCAAGGGCCTGCATTCAGCCTTTTATTACCCTGATCCAGGGGGCCTGCATGAGGCTCACCAGGCTGGCCTTTTTTACCCTGATCCAGGGGCCTGCATGCAGGCTTATTACCCCAATCCAGGGGCCTGCATTCAGCCTTTTATTACCCTGACCCAGGGGGCCTGCATGCAGGCGTATTACCCTGATCCAGGGGCCTGCATTCAGCCTTTTATTACCCTGATCCAGGGGCCTGCATTCAGCCTTTTATTACCCTGACCCAGGGGGCCTGCATGCAGGCTTATTACCCTGATCCAGGGGCCTGCATGCAGGCTTATTACCCATCCAGGGGCCTGCATGCAGGCCTTTATTACCCTGATCCAGGGGGCCTGTATGCAGGCTTTTATTACCCTGACGCAGAGCGGGCCTGCATGCAGGCTTATTACCCTGACCGAGGGGGCCTGTGTGCAGGCTTATTACCCTGACCGAGGGGGCCTGCATGCAGGCTTATTACCCTGATCCAGGGGGCCTGCATGTAGGCTTGTATTACCCTGATCCAGGGGCCTGCATGCAGGCTTTTATTGCCCTGATCCAGGGGTCTGTGTACAGGCTTGTATTACCCTGATCCAGGGGGTCTGTATGCAGGGCTCCTTTTCCATCTTACAGCCACCTGACCCAGCACATCAATCAGCACACTCCCCGGGCGGCTCCCTAGTGCCCAGGCAAGGAACGGTCACGGTCAGCGGTGCCAACGGCCGTGCTGGAGAGCGGAAAATCTAAGCCCCGGTTTCACGGCCTGACGCGTCAGGGGAAATGTGGCGTAGCGGTTAGAGCGCCGGACTCTGGACCGCACGGCCAGGGGTGTGCGCCGCGGCGGAGACGCAGTCATTACACCCTCGAGTGCTCACCAAATCTGCTGTGGAACTGAGAACGAGTAACACGGGAAATTATCACCAGACTATTTAGATGATATACGACTTATTACAAATCAAAAAGATTGCCTGCTGTAAGCTGCGGAACTGCAGTTGTTGTTGAGGCTATCGATTTCAGATTTTTAGTTGTTTACAGTCAAATACACCTAATGAGCCCaaaattaatgtgtgtaaaACTGCCagcaaacatttgaaaaataatcccAGGTAGTGTAGCCTTATGCCTGGCATTTAGAAGAACCATTCTGTTGGCTGCACGTTTCATTGAACATCTGCTCACAGCTCTTTCCCTGGAGCTTTGGAAGGAAGAGAAGATGCTGTAGACATGCTGGGTTTGTTAGAATGGTACCCTGCTCTAGTCTTTCTACATGTAAAACATGGTGGTGTTGCTTTTTAATTCAAAGTGATTTTTCATGCACATTGTGCAgtactaaacaaataaaactaagCCAATCTGTAATTTGATTAGACCAAACAACCACAAATACTACCATACATGGTCTCTGTATTCTAAAAAGAGAAATTCCCAGACTGCTATGCCTTTATAAATACTTAGATTCATTTagcttaaaacaaaaatattttaaaacattaattgccAAGATAGCTCTGGGTTAGTGGGTAGTTCCTGGGCCAGGgaataagcattttttttgttaaagtggCGTACTCCAGAAAATAAGTAGCTTCCAATGGGTAGGTAAACACTTGTTGCTAAGGACAGGTGGTCTTTGAAGATGTCACTGAGAAGTATTCCCATTAGTGGTTACAAACTTGCAAGTGAAACTTTCGCTGTAACACTTCCATGATCAGAATCACTCTTACACTCTCTTCAGTGTCAGTTCTCATACGATTTGTGTGATCAGTTTTCTGGGTCACATGAAATATACTTAAATGCGGGAAGTGTTCGACGCTGGAAGCAAAAAGGCTGAGTGGAGATGGCCAGTATTCGGTCCgatgttaaaatgtgtatgGAGCACCTCGTAGTCTTGCTTCACAAAGCTACTGTCTTTGTccctctgtgtgggtgtgtgtgtgagcgtgtgcgatggggtcaggggtcagggatgACAGCGTGGCAGGCTTGGATGCAGTGGACACAGGCCTTGCAGTGTGGAATTACAGCTCAGAGAGCTCTCCGCTCAGCAGCTGACAGatcaggccaggccaggcccaCCCAGAATGGGAGCCGagccagtgcccccccccctttcctccgcCTCTCTGCAGCACGAACCACATACATGAGTCACATCTGTGAGGCTCTCTCCTTTTGTAATTAGGATAGGGGCAGCTGTGTTTCACAATAGGGAGGAgaactttatttttaaccagCTGGTCATGGGTTCCAATCCCAAGCAGAAtattgtttttgtagacttGAGAAAAAGCACAAGGTGCTGAATTACCTTCAGTAAATCTCCAGctctataaaaatgaatatctaTAAatgaatagtaaaaaaaaataaagccctGTAAATCTACAACGGTAAGTGCATTGCCTCACAGCCTTCATGTTATTGTAATTAATGTGCAGCAGTTATGGctgtgctctccctctccggtgccctgtgttctgtggagtCACTCTGCAGCGGTTCGCGTGGGTTCTGCTCTCCACAGGTCCTGGATCTGATCTCCAGCGATAATCTGAACGTCCCGTCAGAGGAGGAGGTGTACAGGGCGGTGCTCAGCTGGGTCAAGCATGACATCGACGGGCGGAGGCAGCACGTGCCTCGGGTAAGCCTGCCCCGTGTTTatcctgccacacacacacacgcaaatgagCAGCAAAGACCTAGGCCACAACCAAATCAGTGTGCTTGCCTACTGTGGAGCATGCTAGTTGAGTAtacttttttaaacagctgtatGTAACATTGagcgtacaaaaaaaaatgaattaaatttaaatgcttatttctgtgtttttgccaAGTAAGTTCAGGAGTATGCTATTCAGGAAGTAAATTAACACTTTGGTCCCTTTTAATATGACATGCAGCTTGATGTTGTATTCCATCAGACAAACACAGCTGGCTAAAggaaatttaaatacatttacatgcagTCCCAGTGTCAGTGGTATGTGGTGAAGTTTACTTTTTACGGTACATTGTCTGAACTGACCTCACACTTTACAGAATAGCTTTGAGATGGCTTATTGCTACACAGGTACAGGACGATTTACGACAGTCATAGTATGGTTAGAATAGTATGGTGGCTATTTTAGATACGCCCATCGCTAACTGAACACGTTGTACTACTTTTATCCATACTGCATCATCGCTATCTTTGAGGACACAGTGCATTTAGAGGATCAGCACACCCCCACTCTCACTGAATTCTACCACTGATCTTACTGTCCCTGTTTTTATCCACTCGTCCTAATCTCTAACGGTGCTCCTATTTAGACTCCaattctcccccccctcactcccctatcatcctcctctcccccattgACAAcacttctcctctttctttctttctttctttccctccctcctcctcctcctctccccagcTGATGAAGTGCGTGCGGCTGCCGCTGCTGACGCGGGACTTCCTGATGAGTCACGTGGACACGGAGCTGCTGGTGCGGCACCACTCCGAGTGCAAGGACCTGCTGATCGAGGCGCTCAAGTACCACCTGATGCCCGAGCAGCGGGGCGTGCTGAGCAACAGCCGCACCCGCCCGCGCCGCTGCGAGGGGGCCAGCCCCGTGCTCTTCGCCGTCGGTcagcgccccccctcctcctcctcctcctcctcctcagccccgccccctttttaaaatcacTAAAGACACGCCCGCTTCCCACAGCACCGCACCGCTGAAGTATCGATCGGGGATATATATAAAGGCCTGGGCTCTTAAactgcctgctctctctctctctccaaatgaGCGAAGGCCTTTTCCAGCCATTACCTGCGTTTATTATGGAGAGTGCAGCCCAGCGCTGgtttacagcactgcagtttTACAGAGGTGGGGGTTTTGCTCCGCACTCACTCATAATGAGAAATGCTCCCTGAATGTTAATTAAGCACTTGAAACGCCCGCTGCTTTTTAATCTCTCAGTCTGTCGGTCCACATCAGCTCCGTTTATACAGTTTCCTTCAGACTTGTCAGGTATAATATGTGGCTGGTAAGTGAGGCTAATTCTTGGCCTCAATCTCACAATCCAGCGGAAGCACTAATATCAGCCAGCAATGGCTACGCCACAATACACGTAAGCAAACCAATGTGGGCAGTGCCACCGCTACAGTGgcagtgttgtataatgggcaaggagtTACCAAGGTcgtgtaacctaaaggtcgctgGTTCatttccccggtaggacactgctgttgtacccctgagcaaggtacttaacctgcatttcttcagtattATCCAGCGCATAATGAATGCATGTAATGCTATATACAAAATGGTTGTGTcgaagtcgctctggataagagcatgtaatgtaatgtaatgctaatgTTGGTTACGCTTCTCGTACATGAAGGCAGTGCTGGTCAAGCTCTGTTGCTGCGCCATCCACACGGGGACTGCGAGGCCTACGACACGCGCACGGACCGCTGGCACATGGTCGCGTCCATGTCCACGCGCAGGGCAcgggtgggcgtggccgccATCGGGAATAAACTGTACGCCGTCGGAGGGTAAGAGGACACCGGGAAAGAACCCGGATCTGACGGACGCATCCGACTGACCAATAGCGAAAATAGTCAAACTTAGAAATGTAGCCCTCCGACTCCGCTTTTGTTCCTCATGGATAACCCCCTTCCCTCAGATATGATGGCACCTCAGACCTGGCCACTGTGGAGTCGTACGACCCCATTACCAACTCCTGGCAGCCGGAGGTCTCCATGGGAACGCGGCGCAGCTGCCTGGGCGTGGCCATCCTGCACGGGCTGCTCTACGCGGCGGGGGGTTACGATGGCGCTTCCTGTTTGAACAGGTACTGCGTGCTTCCTGTTTGAACAGGTACTGCGTGACCTCCTCTAACCCACATCTAGGGCCCGAgtatggtttttaaaatgtttacggCTCGCTAAATGTTCACGCGTGGGACCGTTTCTCTGTCCCGTGTAGCGCCGAGAGATTTGACCCCCTGACCGGCACCTGGACCTCCGTCGCGGCCATGAGCACCAGGAGGAGATACGTCCGCGTGGCCACTCTGGGTGAGCACCAGAGCGCTCTGCTCATCACCCAGTCATTTAAAGGTCACCAGTGACAAAGGGATTCCATCCAACTCTAAAGCAGCTTGCTTTGTCTGCTGAACTATGgatttacacacatttataacACATTTGCAATTACCAATTGCAAATTTACAAAAGAGTAGCACTTGCATAAATGTGATTTGTCCGAGTTAAGAACCAACCACTTTGCAGTTAGATTGAATCAGGCCCTTAAGATACATACATCTGAAACTGAACTTCTGACTCCAACCATTTAATATTGTGCATTAAGCTAATTTTCCAAGAGATGCTTAAAAACACCAAGTTCACGCATTTGACTgagcttctgtttgtgtgtgttttccagatGGAAATCTGTATGCGGTGGGTGGATACGACAGCTCTTCACACTTAGCAACGGTAGAAAAGTATGACCCTCAGGTAAAGCCAATGCAGGTGTACACAGAAGTACACATTTTCATAGTCAGCATGTctgagatttaaaaatgaatgcagggatgaatagatttttatttttttgaattgtGTTCACTTTAATCTGATTTACGTGGTTCAAAACATCACCTCAGAGCTTTAAGAAATGCGCCCATGCTTAAGAACCCTCTGGAATGTGTAGTATGTTTAAAGAACACAGACCAGGATTAATCACCTATGAGGCAATGTGCCAGGCAGTTGGCCTATGGAACAGTGCCTGTACCAGCATGTGCACTAACAGCAGTTAGGTCATGATGactgcagtcatgtgacacatGACATCACTGGTCTGATCTTTCATTGGTCTGCCTCAGAGCAATGCCTGGACTGCCATCAACATGCTCAGCTGTGGAGCAGCATGTGCGCACTAGCAGCAGTTAGGTCATGactgcagtcatgtgacacatGACATCACTGGTCTGCTCTCTCATTGGTCTGCCTCAGAGCAACGCCTGGACCGCCATCGCCAACATGCTGAGCCGCCGGAGCAGCGCCGGCGTGGCCGTGCTGGAGGGCATGCTCTATGTCGCCGGGGGCAACGACGGCACCAGCTGCCTCAACTCGGTGGAGAGGTACAACCCGAAAACCAACACGTGGGAGAGCGTGGCGCCCATGAACATCCGCAGGTAAGGCGGTGGTGCAGTCGTGCCTGATCCAGGGGGAGGATAGGCTGTGCATCAATTCCTCCCTGGACAtattgtaaagcgctttaggataaaagcgctatataaatgcagtccatttaccattttggggcgatatagctcaggaggtaagaccgattgtctggcagtcggagggttgccggttcaaaccccgccctgggaatgtcgaagtgtccttgagcaagacacctaacccctaacccctaactgctctggcgaatgagaggcatcaattgtaaagcgctttggataaaagcgctatataaatgcagtccatttaccagaagTGCTGCTTAATCAGTAATGCTGGGCCTTAAAATGCAGTAGCTGTCCTTCCACACTCTTTAAAACTAGGGCTGAGAGTCATAAGGGGAGTGCAGCTCAGCTCATAGACCCACAACAAAGGCACCAACGCATCACAAAGCAAATTGAAGTGCTATATTGGCAGAAAGAACCCAGGACTGAAAGAACCGTGgtctcaaaaaatataaaaggtgGCCGGCTGTCCCTCACTTCCCCACGTGGTTCAGGGTTGCTGCGTGTTCAGCTCCCATACCCTTCCCCACAACAGGTAGGTGAGTATCGCCAGTTAGCACACCCAAcagaaacaaccaaaaaaaaaaaaagaagaaaacctacccaatacatttcaaataataaaaagtaaccGACAAGAGGCTTCCAGCGcaaataagaaattaaataaaaacctttttcagCAGTGGCTTTGAGCAAACCAGCTCTGGTAGCAGCAGAACTGGAAAgtcagtgagagggagagacaaaacCCCAAACAATTCCCCGGAGAGCTTCTATATAGGCTCCAGCCTTGTGGTAATTAAtccaggtgtgttcaattgaagctcacttcctggggaaacacacaacac
This window contains:
- the klhl17 gene encoding kelch-like protein 17; its protein translation is MMEGGMQLLNRDGHSISHNSKRHYHDSFVSMNRMRQRSLLCDIVLHVAAKEIKAHKVVLASCSPYFHAMFTNEMSESRQTHVTLHDIDPQALEQLVQYAYTAEIVVGEGNVQTLLPAASLLQLNGVRDACCKFLLSQLDPSNCLGIRSFADTHSCSDLLKSAHKYVLQHFVEVSKTEEFMLLPLKQVLDLISSDNLNVPSEEEVYRAVLSWVKHDIDGRRQHVPRLMKCVRLPLLTRDFLMSHVDTELLVRHHSECKDLLIEALKYHLMPEQRGVLSNSRTRPRRCEGASPVLFAVGSAGQALLLRHPHGDCEAYDTRTDRWHMVASMSTRRARVGVAAIGNKLYAVGGYDGTSDLATVESYDPITNSWQPEVSMGTRRSCLGVAILHGLLYAAGGYDGASCLNSAERFDPLTGTWTSVAAMSTRRRYVRVATLDGNLYAVGGYDSSSHLATVEKYDPQSNAWTAIANMLSRRSSAGVAVLEGMLYVAGGNDGTSCLNSVERYNPKTNTWESVAPMNIRRSTHDLVAMDGWLYAVGGNDGSSSLNSIEKYNPRSNKWAAASCMFTRRSSVGVAVLELLNFPPPSSPTLSVSSTSL